Proteins found in one Fibrobacter sp. UWEL genomic segment:
- the trpS gene encoding tryptophan--tRNA ligase, translating into MKKISLTGIKPTGTPHLGNYVGAIRPALELAKTYDAVYFIADYHALTTVQNGAEMRSNIYKVAATWLALGLNPEETLFYKQSDIPEIFELSWALSCFTPKGFMNRAHAYKDKVAKNEAAGEDVDANVNMGLYCYPCLMDADILMFNADIVPVGKDQKQHVEFARDIAIKFNKHFGQDVFTVPEPVFQESTGVIPGLDGRKMSKSYDNYIDIFLDSKALKKRLGKIVTNSQGIEEPKDPDTCNVFKLYKLFATPEQCDALAARYRAGGLGWGHAKQELQNVLEEHLGAARDKYFDLLAHTEEIDKILAYGKEKARVKSKAMMEKVRELLGTY; encoded by the coding sequence CCTCGGCAACTATGTGGGCGCAATCCGCCCGGCTCTCGAACTTGCAAAGACCTACGATGCAGTTTACTTCATTGCTGACTATCATGCATTGACCACCGTGCAGAACGGCGCCGAAATGCGTTCCAACATCTATAAGGTGGCTGCAACTTGGCTGGCTCTGGGCCTGAACCCGGAAGAAACCCTGTTCTACAAGCAGAGCGACATTCCCGAAATCTTTGAATTGAGCTGGGCTCTCAGCTGCTTTACCCCCAAGGGCTTCATGAACCGCGCCCACGCCTACAAGGACAAGGTTGCAAAGAACGAAGCCGCCGGCGAAGACGTTGACGCCAACGTGAACATGGGTCTTTACTGCTATCCCTGCTTGATGGATGCCGACATTTTGATGTTCAACGCAGACATCGTCCCCGTGGGTAAGGACCAGAAGCAGCATGTGGAATTTGCCCGCGATATCGCCATCAAGTTCAACAAGCATTTTGGCCAGGACGTGTTCACCGTTCCTGAACCGGTTTTCCAGGAATCCACCGGCGTGATCCCGGGCTTGGATGGCCGCAAGATGAGTAAGTCTTACGACAACTACATTGACATCTTCCTGGATTCCAAGGCTCTCAAGAAGCGCCTGGGCAAGATCGTGACCAACTCCCAGGGCATCGAAGAACCCAAGGATCCGGATACATGCAACGTGTTCAAGCTGTACAAGCTTTTCGCAACTCCCGAACAGTGCGACGCACTGGCTGCCCGCTACCGTGCAGGTGGCCTGGGTTGGGGCCACGCCAAGCAGGAACTGCAGAACGTTCTTGAAGAACACCTGGGCGCCGCCCGCGACAAGTACTTCGACCTTCTGGCCCACACCGAAGAAATCGACAAGATTCTCGCCTACGGTAAGGAAAAGGCCAGAGTCAAGTCCAAGGCCATGATGGAAAAGGTCCGCGAACTGTTGGGTACTTATTAA
- a CDS encoding YfhO family protein encodes MALFEGDGGIMFLLSSLIVSLPWLLGYLFSALHSKGLKKPLWLTLWILTAVVVLIIAGIAVLISIVGGLHPGGSNATNGCVLAIVFLAVYLLCSLLGRKFIPSKKNHWLLIILLFLGVDFGIRYSLWLLNAVPYGEINESALTQQTLEYGAGFDYEIAITSKVDGSCGARLLRIRVKGDSAYYQVIHDEGRFGLYVYAGGWMNKIDRMRGANDSNLWILLDSHKTSAVKKLKKRMASYEQEKTLMMTWAEYCKAFMLDDFQEGNRKTLVFCNTEKVHVYDAFSIEKLAEGLWPTDATNENQRADGKRTCNDDD; translated from the coding sequence TTGGCATTATTTGAAGGTGACGGCGGAATCATGTTTCTGTTGTCTAGTTTAATTGTTTCACTTCCGTGGCTGCTGGGCTATCTGTTTTCTGCACTTCATTCAAAAGGTCTTAAAAAGCCGCTTTGGTTGACATTGTGGATTTTAACGGCTGTGGTTGTGTTGATTATAGCGGGAATCGCGGTGCTTATATCCATTGTTGGCGGACTTCATCCTGGTGGATCTAACGCGACGAATGGATGTGTGTTGGCGATTGTATTTTTGGCTGTTTACCTGCTTTGCTCTTTGCTTGGACGAAAATTTATCCCGAGTAAAAAGAACCATTGGCTGCTGATTATTCTTTTATTTCTTGGCGTTGATTTTGGTATTAGGTACTCCTTGTGGCTTCTCAATGCTGTACCATATGGAGAAATTAATGAAAGTGCGTTGACTCAACAAACTTTGGAATACGGTGCCGGTTTTGATTATGAAATAGCGATTACGTCTAAAGTAGACGGATCTTGTGGAGCCCGCCTTTTACGAATTCGAGTGAAGGGTGATTCAGCTTACTATCAGGTGATTCATGATGAGGGTCGATTTGGACTCTATGTATATGCTGGTGGATGGATGAATAAAATAGATAGAATGCGCGGGGCTAACGATTCAAACCTTTGGATTCTATTAGACTCTCATAAAACTTCTGCCGTAAAAAAGTTGAAAAAGCGTATGGCTTCATATGAGCAAGAAAAAACTTTGATGATGACTTGGGCTGAATATTGTAAAGCCTTTATGCTCGATGATTTTCAAGAGGGGAATCGAAAAACTTTAGTTTTTTGTAATACTGAAAAAGTGCATGTTTATGATGCTTTTTCCATTGAAAAATTAGCAGAAGGACTTTGGCCAACTGATGCTACTAATGAGAATCAGAGAGCCGATGGAAAGAGAACCTGTAACGACGATGATTAA
- the rpsF gene encoding 30S ribosomal protein S6: MRQYETMVIIDAMISDDAIKAEIETIAAAITKGGEIVRRDDWGKRKLAYSINKRQHGFYVIFYYKAEVATVAAMEAALKLNENVLRWMTLADYPMSEIVYNADMAQSTEEIVPVDAEEGEAE; encoded by the coding sequence ATGAGACAGTATGAAACTATGGTGATCATCGACGCTATGATCTCTGACGACGCCATCAAGGCTGAAATCGAGACCATCGCCGCTGCAATCACTAAGGGCGGCGAAATTGTTCGTCGTGACGATTGGGGCAAGCGCAAGCTCGCTTATTCTATCAACAAGCGCCAGCACGGCTTCTATGTGATCTTCTACTACAAGGCAGAAGTTGCAACTGTTGCCGCTATGGAAGCAGCTCTCAAGCTGAATGAAAACGTTCTCCGTTGGATGACCCTCGCTGATTATCCGATGTCCGAAATCGTTTACAACGCAGACATGGCTCAGTCTACCGAAGAAATCGTTCCGGTTGACGCAGAAGAAGGGGAGGCTGAATAA
- the rpsR gene encoding 30S ribosomal protein S18, with translation MAFEDKKQATRIRRKKTCWFTENNVQFIDYKDEKTLRRFISERGKIIPRRISGTSAKYQRMLNEAIKRARQMAILPFVSDSMR, from the coding sequence ATGGCTTTTGAAGATAAGAAGCAGGCAACCCGTATCCGTCGCAAGAAGACTTGCTGGTTCACCGAAAACAATGTTCAGTTCATTGACTATAAGGACGAAAAGACTCTTCGTCGCTTCATCTCTGAACGTGGCAAGATCATTCCTCGCCGTATTTCTGGCACCTCTGCTAAGTACCAGCGTATGCTGAACGAAGCAATCAAGCGTGCACGTCAGATGGCTATCCTTCCGTTTGTCTCTGACAGCATGCGCTAA
- the rplI gene encoding 50S ribosomal protein L9, protein MEIILKANVPHLGKMLDVVKVKNGYANNYLFPRKLAVRATKEAIAEIENNRAAVEAAFQKELAAAGDVAAKLSQISVNMERRVVEGERLYGSVSASDIAEAITKQGVKITRAQVELAEPIKQVGVYTVTIKVFGDVEAQVKVWVTKEQA, encoded by the coding sequence ATGGAAATTATTCTTAAGGCTAATGTACCTCACCTCGGTAAGATGCTCGACGTTGTGAAGGTTAAGAATGGTTATGCAAATAACTACCTCTTCCCTCGCAAGCTCGCAGTACGTGCTACCAAGGAAGCAATCGCTGAAATCGAAAACAACCGCGCTGCCGTTGAAGCTGCCTTCCAGAAGGAACTGGCTGCTGCAGGTGACGTAGCTGCTAAGCTTTCTCAGATTTCTGTGAACATGGAACGCCGCGTTGTTGAAGGCGAACGTCTGTACGGTTCTGTATCCGCATCCGACATCGCTGAAGCAATCACCAAGCAGGGTGTTAAGATCACTCGCGCTCAGGTTGAACTGGCTGAACCCATCAAGCAGGTTGGCGTCTACACCGTGACCATCAAGGTCTTCGGCGACGTTGAAGCTCAGGTCAAGGTTTGGGTTACTAAGGAACAGGCATAA
- a CDS encoding DUF5683 domain-containing protein translates to MRKFTFINAMALVAGLFVSNSFAQPRDLFAEFEAEETAAEQAKADSVKAAEAKAAAEKKAAEEKAAAEKAEAERLAAEKKAAEEKKLAEEKAAADKKAAEEKAAAEQKAEEKRQEEMYRAAAEEKRRNMEMAAQQAQAAAADSAKSVDDPAAVASENKYGNMEEAYNAAMQEYAEKARIQEDLDAIARDSAAVAQMIADSVAAAEKAKADSIAAATSSSSVAVASSSSMSRRDLLGPVKVSKVNGIDEMKGRYKSPRKALFMSLVIPGSGQMYVGGSNFTYARGGVYLALEAALWSGWYYFSVYKYNDQMKKYKKFAKNHYSIGRYESKMRDLYHQDAVNYADEFRSRYLGTRETFCDGIYDKANERGCYSKDKLYANDDQFKDDFVRNPVSLGDEMDNVKFDDASAVYQLLSDNAYVLGWDDVTDETVATNLGLKDPNSATEVLGSSDNMKKYRSLRSKANDYADMQAWFFGGLILNHIVSAVDAALSASSFNKTLYQEDLSWYDHLHFDSGIQLFNGFGVNVQASWGF, encoded by the coding sequence ATGCGCAAGTTTACGTTTATTAATGCGATGGCCCTCGTGGCTGGTTTGTTTGTGTCCAATTCCTTCGCTCAACCGAGGGATCTTTTTGCTGAGTTTGAAGCGGAAGAAACCGCAGCTGAACAGGCTAAGGCTGATTCCGTGAAGGCTGCCGAAGCAAAGGCCGCCGCCGAGAAGAAAGCTGCCGAAGAAAAGGCCGCTGCAGAAAAAGCGGAAGCGGAACGTCTAGCAGCTGAAAAGAAGGCCGCAGAGGAAAAGAAGTTGGCTGAAGAAAAGGCCGCTGCGGATAAGAAGGCTGCCGAAGAAAAGGCTGCCGCAGAGCAGAAGGCTGAAGAAAAGCGTCAGGAAGAAATGTACAGGGCTGCCGCAGAAGAAAAGCGCCGCAATATGGAAATGGCTGCCCAGCAGGCTCAGGCCGCTGCTGCTGATAGTGCAAAGAGCGTGGATGATCCTGCCGCCGTTGCTTCTGAAAACAAGTACGGCAACATGGAAGAAGCCTATAATGCTGCCATGCAGGAATACGCTGAAAAGGCTCGCATCCAAGAAGACCTGGATGCTATCGCCCGTGACTCTGCCGCTGTGGCTCAGATGATTGCTGACTCTGTGGCTGCCGCAGAAAAGGCAAAGGCAGACTCCATCGCGGCTGCAACTTCCAGTAGTTCTGTGGCAGTTGCCTCTAGCAGTTCCATGAGCCGTCGTGACCTTCTTGGCCCGGTTAAGGTGTCCAAGGTGAATGGTATTGACGAAATGAAGGGCCGTTACAAGAGCCCGCGTAAGGCTTTGTTCATGTCCCTCGTCATTCCTGGCTCTGGTCAGATGTACGTGGGCGGTTCCAATTTCACTTATGCCCGCGGTGGCGTTTACCTGGCGTTGGAAGCTGCCCTCTGGAGCGGTTGGTATTACTTCTCTGTCTACAAGTACAACGACCAGATGAAGAAGTACAAGAAATTCGCCAAGAATCATTATTCTATCGGCCGTTACGAAAGCAAGATGCGTGACCTGTACCATCAGGACGCAGTGAACTATGCCGACGAATTCCGTAGCCGCTACTTGGGTACTCGAGAGACCTTCTGCGATGGCATTTATGATAAGGCAAATGAACGCGGTTGCTACAGCAAGGATAAACTGTATGCCAATGACGATCAGTTTAAGGATGACTTTGTGAGAAATCCTGTGAGCCTGGGAGACGAAATGGATAACGTCAAGTTCGACGACGCCTCCGCTGTTTATCAGTTGCTCTCTGACAATGCTTACGTGCTGGGTTGGGATGACGTCACCGATGAAACCGTTGCCACTAACCTGGGCCTGAAAGATCCTAATTCCGCAACGGAAGTGCTGGGCTCTTCCGATAACATGAAGAAGTATCGTTCTCTCCGTAGCAAGGCCAACGACTATGCAGACATGCAGGCTTGGTTCTTTGGCGGTTTGATTCTGAACCACATTGTCTCTGCTGTGGACGCTGCTCTTTCCGCAAGCTCTTTCAACAAGACCTTGTATCAGGAAGACCTGTCCTGGTATGACCATCTTCATTTTGACAGCGGCATTCAGCTGTTCAATGGCTTTGGCGTAAACGTTCAGGCTAGCTGGGGATTTTAA
- a CDS encoding efflux RND transporter periplasmic adaptor subunit, which translates to MKTIKEKRFLSLLVAVAVSVAMVACGGDDAPGAKVPAFKAPSSKDAPKGASAGKGGPGGPSGRGNKTYAVEGYIAKIHEANQSFQTMATLDAMNSVELTAAASGRLVKLFAKDGANVQKGALLAKIDDSELRAQLKQAESSQQLAKQKMERTQGLVEKNAATQTDLEAADANLKSADASVELIKAQIAKTEVRAPFSGKLGFVNVSVGAWMTTGTSIATLSEVKKLKAKFALPQRYASNLKIGDMIDLRDEERGINKAGKVKALDATMSESSRTRQIMVEVDNSKGELIAGSYAKVSVNLSTGLTQAIPVPAEALTLDKDGAFVYVVRDGKAVQTYVQTGLRTPIAVDVHSGLTEGDTVVTSGLISMRNGAGVRIKEIRNNTDYEIE; encoded by the coding sequence ATGAAAACCATTAAAGAAAAAAGATTTTTGTCCCTTTTAGTTGCTGTAGCGGTGTCCGTTGCGATGGTTGCCTGCGGTGGTGATGATGCCCCCGGAGCAAAGGTCCCGGCCTTTAAGGCTCCTTCCAGTAAGGATGCCCCGAAGGGTGCAAGCGCTGGTAAGGGTGGACCTGGCGGTCCCAGTGGTCGAGGCAATAAAACATATGCTGTAGAAGGCTATATCGCCAAAATCCACGAGGCAAATCAAAGTTTTCAGACCATGGCAACTCTCGACGCCATGAATAGCGTAGAACTGACTGCTGCTGCTAGCGGCCGTCTGGTGAAGCTTTTCGCTAAGGATGGCGCCAACGTTCAGAAGGGAGCTCTCCTGGCAAAGATTGACGATTCTGAACTGAGGGCTCAGCTGAAACAGGCTGAATCCAGCCAGCAGCTTGCAAAGCAGAAGATGGAACGTACTCAGGGGCTGGTAGAAAAGAATGCTGCCACCCAGACGGATCTGGAAGCTGCCGATGCTAATTTAAAGTCTGCGGATGCAAGCGTGGAACTGATCAAGGCCCAGATTGCAAAGACCGAAGTTCGCGCTCCCTTTAGCGGAAAACTGGGCTTTGTCAATGTTTCTGTAGGCGCCTGGATGACTACAGGTACTTCCATTGCAACGCTAAGTGAAGTGAAAAAATTGAAGGCCAAGTTTGCTTTACCGCAGCGCTATGCGTCTAATCTTAAGATTGGCGATATGATCGACCTGCGTGATGAAGAACGCGGCATTAACAAAGCTGGTAAGGTTAAGGCTTTGGATGCAACCATGTCTGAAAGCAGCCGTACTCGCCAGATTATGGTGGAAGTGGATAATTCCAAGGGCGAACTGATTGCGGGTAGCTATGCTAAGGTTAGCGTCAATCTTTCTACGGGTCTTACTCAGGCTATTCCTGTTCCTGCAGAAGCTTTGACTTTGGATAAGGACGGCGCCTTCGTCTATGTAGTTCGCGATGGCAAGGCTGTGCAGACTTACGTACAGACTGGCCTCCGTACGCCCATTGCAGTGGACGTTCATTCCGGCCTTACGGAAGGCGACACGGTGGTGACCTCTGGCCTCATCAGCATGCGTAATGGCGCTGGTGTTCGCATTAAAGAAATTCGCAACAATACAGATTACGAGATTGAATAA
- a CDS encoding efflux RND transporter permease subunit, translating into MSVANLSVRRPVLMTVMALVIILLGAFGASNLGVREYPNVDSPIIQVRTSYSGANAAVVEAEVTEVLEASINSASGIKALTSTSSDGYSYISVEFETGTDLEAAANDIRDRVSRVRRKLPDDVDEPTVYKNDSDNDPIIIASLISETHDAMEVSEIARNQVKERLQTIPGVSEVNLWGEKQPTVRLWIDPIRMQALGVSGSEMSAALKKGNLELPAGSIEGSESTLSIRTLGRVIDPKEFGNIVVKTAADGTVIHVSDVAKIHYEPKDPRTGFKRNGKNTVAIALMAQPGSNHVEIADEYYKRVADIRRNLPEGVELLEGRDTSINIRASIKEVVETIFIAFLLVIGIIFAFLRQGRTTIIPMVVVPVAVIGSFFVLYLCGFSINVLTLLAMVLAIGLVVDDAIVIVENIYDKIEKGMTPKQAAIAGTNEIFFAVIATSVVLMAVFVPVLAMGGTTGLLFREFVAVMIGTVFLSTLCALTLSPMLCSKFLKHQKKGRFYTWTEPFFDGLNRGYAFLLGGFLKLRWLLFPIVAGLLFAAYFCFNNMSSEMAPTEDSGAIMVNVSMPEGVSLTRTRRMAEAFVEEASALMDTSEYKEIQSGARSAGSSMIRISLSDDKEKRRPQSEIARAIQVLGSEYPDLRVMVFEPQSISTQRGGLPVQFVLQAGSIETLRTLVPKFMEEAGKSPVFSVVNTNLRFTKPELHIEILRDKAAEEGVSVNDIAQAIQLSISDQTYGEFYKDGRQYDILGAVGYQYRATPQSLSLLTVKNSKGESVSVDNFITYKEQSASPSLPRYNRFSAATIQAGLVPGKTIGDGVEEMRRIAHNVLKDYPNVSTALSGSSKEFEESSSGLYIVFLLALALVFLVLAGQFESFRAPLVIFFTVPLALAGALACLFLTGQTLNIFSEIALILLIALVTKNGILIVEFANQIAAATGCSKLEAARQAAERRFRPILMTSLSTVLGAVPLILTGTPSRIAMGVAIAGGLTFATFMTLFIVPAAYSYFAGKVEKTGHTDASKMA; encoded by the coding sequence ATGAGTGTAGCAAACCTTTCTGTACGCCGTCCAGTATTGATGACGGTGATGGCTCTTGTCATCATCTTGCTGGGTGCCTTTGGCGCAAGCAACCTGGGTGTCCGCGAATATCCTAACGTAGATTCTCCCATTATTCAGGTCCGTACTTCCTACTCCGGCGCAAATGCTGCGGTGGTGGAAGCGGAAGTGACTGAAGTTCTGGAAGCGTCCATCAACAGCGCTTCTGGTATTAAGGCGCTGACTTCTACTAGCTCTGATGGCTACTCCTACATTAGCGTTGAATTCGAGACAGGCACGGACCTTGAGGCGGCTGCCAACGATATCCGTGACCGCGTGAGCCGTGTTCGCCGTAAGCTGCCCGATGATGTGGACGAGCCTACGGTTTACAAGAACGACTCCGACAACGACCCCATTATTATTGCAAGCTTGATTAGCGAAACCCATGACGCCATGGAAGTTTCCGAAATCGCCCGCAACCAGGTGAAGGAACGTCTGCAGACAATTCCTGGCGTTTCCGAAGTGAACCTGTGGGGCGAAAAGCAGCCTACGGTACGTTTGTGGATTGATCCCATCCGTATGCAGGCTCTTGGCGTTTCTGGAAGCGAGATGAGTGCCGCCCTGAAGAAGGGAAACCTGGAATTGCCCGCAGGCTCTATCGAAGGTAGCGAAAGTACGCTTTCTATCCGTACTTTGGGCCGCGTCATTGACCCCAAGGAATTCGGAAACATTGTGGTGAAGACTGCTGCGGACGGCACCGTGATTCATGTGTCTGACGTAGCCAAGATTCATTACGAACCTAAGGATCCACGCACGGGCTTTAAGCGTAACGGCAAGAACACGGTAGCTATTGCTTTGATGGCTCAGCCCGGCAGTAACCATGTGGAAATCGCCGACGAATACTACAAGCGTGTGGCGGACATTCGCCGCAACTTGCCCGAAGGCGTGGAACTGCTGGAAGGCCGCGATACTTCCATCAACATCCGCGCATCCATCAAGGAAGTGGTGGAGACCATCTTTATCGCGTTCCTCCTGGTTATTGGAATTATCTTTGCGTTCCTCCGTCAGGGCCGTACCACCATTATCCCTATGGTGGTTGTGCCGGTGGCTGTAATTGGTAGCTTCTTTGTGCTTTACCTTTGCGGTTTCAGTATTAACGTTTTGACATTGCTTGCAATGGTGCTGGCTATCGGCCTTGTGGTGGATGATGCCATTGTGATTGTGGAAAACATTTACGACAAGATTGAAAAGGGCATGACTCCCAAGCAGGCTGCAATCGCCGGCACCAACGAAATCTTCTTTGCGGTCATAGCGACCTCTGTGGTGTTGATGGCGGTGTTCGTTCCTGTGCTTGCCATGGGCGGTACCACGGGTCTTCTTTTCCGCGAATTCGTTGCGGTGATGATCGGTACGGTTTTCCTTTCTACCCTGTGCGCACTGACTCTTTCTCCCATGCTTTGTTCTAAATTCCTGAAGCATCAGAAGAAGGGCCGTTTCTACACTTGGACAGAACCTTTCTTTGATGGTCTGAATCGCGGTTATGCGTTCTTGCTGGGTGGGTTCCTGAAGTTGCGCTGGTTACTGTTCCCCATTGTGGCTGGTCTTTTGTTTGCGGCCTACTTCTGCTTCAACAACATGAGTAGCGAAATGGCTCCTACGGAAGACTCCGGCGCAATCATGGTGAACGTCAGTATGCCCGAAGGTGTTTCCCTCACTCGTACACGCCGTATGGCCGAGGCCTTCGTTGAAGAAGCTTCCGCATTGATGGATACTAGCGAATATAAGGAAATTCAGTCGGGTGCCCGCAGCGCAGGTTCTTCCATGATTCGAATTTCATTAAGTGACGACAAGGAAAAACGTCGCCCTCAGAGTGAAATTGCTCGCGCCATCCAGGTGCTGGGTAGCGAATATCCGGATTTGCGTGTGATGGTGTTTGAACCTCAGAGCATTAGTACACAGCGCGGTGGCTTGCCGGTTCAGTTTGTGCTGCAGGCGGGTTCCATTGAAACCTTGCGCACCTTGGTTCCTAAGTTTATGGAAGAGGCCGGCAAGAGTCCTGTGTTCAGCGTGGTGAATACAAATTTGCGCTTTACCAAGCCGGAACTCCACATTGAAATTCTCCGAGACAAGGCTGCGGAAGAAGGCGTGTCTGTGAATGATATTGCCCAGGCTATCCAGCTTTCCATCAGTGATCAGACTTATGGTGAATTCTACAAGGATGGCCGCCAGTACGATATTCTCGGTGCTGTTGGTTACCAGTACCGCGCTACGCCTCAGAGCTTGTCTTTGCTGACGGTGAAGAACAGCAAGGGTGAATCTGTAAGTGTGGACAACTTCATTACCTACAAGGAACAGTCTGCATCGCCGTCGCTACCGCGATACAACCGCTTTAGCGCTGCGACAATTCAGGCGGGTTTGGTTCCCGGAAAGACTATTGGCGATGGCGTGGAAGAAATGCGCCGCATTGCCCACAATGTGCTGAAGGATTACCCGAATGTGAGCACCGCTTTGAGCGGATCCTCCAAGGAATTCGAGGAAAGTTCCTCCGGCCTGTACATTGTGTTCTTGCTGGCCTTGGCCCTTGTGTTCCTGGTGCTGGCGGGTCAGTTTGAAAGCTTCCGCGCTCCCTTGGTAATCTTCTTTACGGTTCCGCTGGCATTGGCAGGCGCTCTGGCTTGTTTATTCCTTACGGGTCAGACCTTGAACATCTTCAGTGAAATCGCCTTGATTCTTTTGATTGCGTTGGTGACGAAGAACGGCATCTTGATTGTGGAATTTGCAAATCAGATTGCGGCTGCTACGGGATGTTCCAAGCTTGAAGCGGCTAGGCAAGCTGCAGAACGCCGCTTCCGCCCAATCCTCATGACCAGCCTTTCTACGGTGTTGGGCGCTGTGCCCCTGATCCTCACGGGCACCCCTAGCCGCATCGCAATGGGTGTGGCCATTGCCGGCGGCCTTACGTTCGCCACCTTCATGACACTCTTTATCGTGCCTGCAGCTTACAGCTACTTCGCAGGGAAAGTGGAGAAAACTGGACATACCGACGCCAGCAAGATGGCTTGA
- a CDS encoding septum formation initiator family protein yields the protein MSKRFFIPLLVLTLATIVVVFSLVFGKNSITQQRRLTREITSYQTTIDSLQKIIDERNLTIQRLRNDSLYIEEQLRVKYGMSRKGERVFQFVK from the coding sequence TTGAGCAAGCGTTTCTTCATTCCTCTTCTGGTACTGACGCTGGCTACCATCGTGGTAGTCTTCTCTCTAGTATTCGGGAAGAATAGCATCACGCAGCAGCGCAGACTCACCCGCGAAATCACCAGCTACCAGACCACCATCGATTCCCTCCAGAAGATCATCGACGAACGCAATCTCACCATCCAGAGATTAAGAAACGATTCGCTGTATATCGAGGAACAACTAAGAGTCAAGTACGGAATGAGCCGCAAAGGGGAACGGGTCTTCCAATTCGTCAAGTAG